The proteins below come from a single Natrinema sp. SYSU A 869 genomic window:
- a CDS encoding bacterio-opsin activator domain-containing protein — protein sequence MTKLITVLIVDNEPGFADLAGQMLEREHESIVTEAATSGAEALGVIEHRDIDCIVSDYEMPEVTGLELLERVREDDPDLPYILFTGRGSEEVASEAIAAGVTQYLQKESGKKQYALLANQITNAVAQYRTETELRESERRYERTLTTLHETTRDLMRAETKEEICRSAVETASEILDVAVAAVYAFEPTAGVLEHVASTRGSPSSGDPETTFERGEGLVWDVFSEGDSTYYEDVTREENVETGDALSRSELIVPLGTHGVLVAGCEDIDGFDETMTELLHILAANTEAALDRAEREQLLRDHDRTLTQQNEELTRLNHTNEIVREINHSVAQASTRAAIEETVCDRLAETDRYRFAWIAASDDEPPAPTAWSGIDAAYIDGIRDDGDQAPEITLVRDILESGQGQLIHDVLEDETWKSRRKEALTYGYQTVLGVPLIADERRYGVLVVHVAGADSVGESEREVLAELGETIGHAIRSVERTRAMLTDSRLELELAVGDSRLLLNRLSTQVETAEPIAVEGVIDRGEGGVVLFISAPSTASLTELEADWASIETLSVVSDGDGETLFELTVVSTPFLDVLRTYDVQVQMATAEDGLSTLVLEVPQGVETRSLVEAIGEEYPETELVAKRETTHTRSARQLDTYLAERLTDKQFEALQAAHYSGFFEWPRESTGEDLADALDVSPPTYHYHLRAAERKLVTLAFDGYSS from the coding sequence ATGACGAAACTAATCACCGTACTCATCGTCGATAACGAACCCGGCTTCGCCGACCTCGCCGGACAGATGCTCGAGCGCGAGCACGAATCGATCGTCACCGAAGCGGCGACGAGCGGCGCGGAAGCGCTCGGCGTAATCGAACATCGCGACATCGACTGTATCGTCAGCGATTACGAGATGCCGGAGGTGACCGGGCTCGAGTTGTTAGAGCGCGTTCGTGAGGACGATCCTGACCTCCCCTATATTCTTTTTACCGGGCGGGGATCGGAGGAGGTCGCCAGCGAGGCGATCGCCGCGGGCGTGACGCAGTATCTCCAGAAGGAGTCGGGCAAGAAGCAGTACGCACTGTTGGCGAATCAGATCACGAACGCCGTCGCTCAGTACCGCACGGAGACGGAGCTTCGGGAGAGCGAACGGCGCTACGAGCGGACGCTGACAACGTTACACGAGACGACGCGGGATCTGATGCGGGCTGAAACCAAAGAGGAGATCTGCCGATCAGCGGTCGAGACGGCGAGCGAAATCCTCGACGTGGCGGTCGCCGCGGTCTACGCGTTCGAGCCGACGGCCGGCGTCCTCGAGCACGTGGCGTCGACGCGGGGATCGCCCAGTTCGGGCGATCCGGAGACGACGTTCGAGCGGGGCGAAGGATTGGTCTGGGACGTCTTTTCGGAGGGAGACAGTACCTACTACGAGGACGTGACGCGGGAGGAGAACGTCGAAACGGGAGACGCGTTGAGCCGGAGCGAATTGATCGTCCCGCTCGGAACCCACGGTGTGTTGGTCGCGGGTTGCGAAGACATCGATGGGTTCGACGAGACGATGACCGAGCTGTTACACATTCTGGCAGCCAACACTGAGGCCGCACTGGATCGGGCCGAACGCGAGCAGTTGCTCCGCGACCATGACCGGACGCTCACGCAGCAAAACGAAGAGCTGACGCGCCTCAATCACACGAACGAGATCGTTCGTGAGATTAACCACAGTGTTGCACAGGCATCGACGCGCGCGGCGATCGAGGAGACGGTGTGCGATCGTCTCGCCGAGACGGACCGATATCGCTTCGCCTGGATCGCCGCGAGCGACGACGAACCGCCGGCACCGACTGCGTGGTCCGGAATCGATGCGGCCTACATCGATGGGATCCGTGACGATGGCGATCAGGCACCCGAGATCACGCTGGTCCGCGATATCCTCGAGTCGGGGCAGGGACAGCTGATACACGATGTCCTCGAGGACGAGACGTGGAAGTCGCGGCGCAAGGAGGCGCTGACCTACGGTTATCAGACGGTGCTCGGAGTTCCACTGATCGCCGACGAGCGCCGGTACGGCGTGCTGGTGGTCCACGTCGCGGGGGCCGATTCGGTCGGCGAGAGCGAGCGGGAGGTGCTGGCCGAACTCGGGGAGACGATCGGGCACGCGATCCGGTCGGTCGAGCGGACCCGAGCGATGTTGACCGACAGCCGACTCGAGCTCGAACTCGCCGTGGGAGACTCGCGGCTGCTTCTCAACCGGCTCTCGACGCAGGTCGAAACTGCGGAGCCGATAGCCGTCGAGGGAGTCATCGATCGCGGAGAGGGCGGGGTCGTGCTCTTCATCAGCGCACCATCGACGGCGTCGCTCACCGAACTCGAGGCAGACTGGGCATCGATCGAAACGCTCTCAGTGGTGTCCGACGGTGACGGGGAGACGCTGTTCGAATTGACGGTCGTGTCGACACCGTTTCTCGACGTCCTGCGGACCTACGACGTGCAGGTGCAGATGGCGACGGCCGAGGACGGACTGTCGACACTCGTCCTCGAGGTGCCACAGGGCGTCGAAACGCGATCGCTGGTCGAGGCGATCGGAGAGGAGTATCCAGAGACAGAGCTGGTGGCCAAACGGGAGACAACACACACGCGGTCGGCGCGACAGCTCGATACCTACCTCGCAGAGCGGCTCACTGACAAGCAGTTCGAGGCGTTGCAGGCAGCTCACTACAGCGGCTTCTTCGAGTGGCCGCGAGAGAGTACGGGCGAGGACCTCGCGGACGCGCTCGACGTATCACCGCCGACGTATCACTATCACCTCCGAGCAGCCGAACGAAAACTTGTCACATTGGCCTTCGACGGGTATTCTAGTTAA
- a CDS encoding group I intron-associated PD-(D/E)XK endonuclease, whose amino-acid sequence MRNSKAVGDETEARAISKLVACDYSVSIPFGDNDKYGLVVNDGTDLYRLQCKTGWSNKAETIRFNTHSQTTKTASTTRKRLMIRPTRFSSSIPKTDRFIGSIRPTQPNRSWSTVLNPKSIIRRSIVISIEMEVLGDSRRINSNANCLVSLYRCIDERDSR is encoded by the coding sequence ATGCGTAACTCAAAAGCGGTCGGCGATGAAACCGAAGCGAGAGCGATTTCCAAACTGGTCGCCTGCGACTACAGCGTCTCGATTCCGTTCGGCGACAACGACAAATATGGTCTCGTCGTCAACGACGGAACCGATCTCTATCGGCTTCAGTGCAAAACTGGCTGGTCGAACAAAGCGGAAACGATCCGGTTCAATACCCACTCGCAAACGACGAAAACGGCGTCTACCACGAGGAAACGTCTCATGATTCGACCGACGCGTTTCTCGTCTAGTATCCCGAAAACGGACCGTTTTATCGGATCGATACGGCCGACGCAACCGAACAGAAGCTGGAGCACTGTTTTGAATCCGAAATCGATTATCCGTCGATCAATTGTGATTTCGATCGAGATGGAGGTACTAGGTGATTCGAGGAGAATCAATTCGAATGCTAATTGTTTAGTATCTCTTTATCGATGTATCGACGAACGAGATAGTAGGTAG